One genomic region from Prionailurus bengalensis isolate Pbe53 chromosome C1, Fcat_Pben_1.1_paternal_pri, whole genome shotgun sequence encodes:
- the CDKN2C gene encoding cyclin-dependent kinase 4 inhibitor C, producing MAEPWGNELASAAARGDLEQLTSLLQNNVNVNAQNGFGRTALQVMKLGNPEIARRLLLRGANPDLKDRTGFAVIHDAARAGFLDTLQTLLEFQADVNIEDNEGNLPLHLAAKEGHLPVVEFLVKHTATKVGHRNHKGDTACDLARLYRRNEVVSLMEGNQAEGASNLQ from the exons ATGGCCGAGCCTTGGGGGAACGAGTTGGCGTCCGCAGCTGCCAGGGGGGACCTAGAGCAACTTACTAGTTTGTTGCAAAATAATGTAAACGTCAATGCACAAAATGGATTTGGAAGGACTGCGCTGCAG gTTATGAAACTTGGAAATCCCGAGATTGCCAGGAGACTACTACTTAGAGGTGCTAATCCCGATTTGAAAGACCGAACTGGTTTCGCTGTCATTCACGATGCAGCCAGAGCAGGTTTCCTGGACACTTTACAGACTTTGCTGGAGTTTCAAGCTGATGTTAACATCGAGGATAATGAAGGGAACCTGCCCTTGCACTTGGCTGCCAAAGAAGGCCACCTCCCTGTGGTGGAGTTCCTTGTGAAGCACACGGCCACCAAAGTGGGGCATCGGAACCATAAGGGGGACACCGCCTGTGACTTGGCCAGGCTCTACCGGAGGAACGAGGTCGTTAGCCTGATGGAGGGAAACCAGGCAGAGGGAGCTTCGAATTTGCAATGA